CGACGGTAAACGGGGGAAGTGATCGGCCGATGGGAGACGTCATGCAGCGCGTCGAGGCGCTGATCGAGCGGCTGGCCGCCGCCGGGTGGCTGACGCAGGACCGCGTCCGGGCGGCGCTGCATGACGTCCCCCGGCACGTGTTCGCGCCGCCGGTGGCTTGGACCGGAGACAGCGACCGAGTGAGCAAGGAGGCCGATCCCGAAGGCTGGCTCGATCTGGTCTACGGCGACGACGCGATCATCACCCAGCTCGACGACGGCGCGACCGATCTCACGACCGGTGCGGGCCGCTTCACCTCGTCGTTGTCCGCGTCGAGCACCGTGGTGTCCCTCCTGGAGTTGCTGGACGTCGAGCCGGGGCATCGGGTGCTGGACGTCGGCACCGGTACCGGTTGGACGGCCGCGCTGCTGTCGCGCCTGGTCGGCTCGGCGAACGTCACCAGCGTGGAGGTCGATCCGGCGGTGTCGGCGCGGGCCGCCGCCAACCTCGAGCGGGCCGGCGTTGCGCCTCGGCTCATCGTGGGGGACGGCGCTCACGGTTGGGCACTGGGAGCACCCTACGACCGGGTGCACGCCACCTGCGCGGTAGCCCGCGTGCCGTATGCGTGGGTGGAGCAGACCCGCCCCGGTGGGGTGATCGTGACGCCCTACGCCCCAGGGTTCGGGTCCAGCCATGAACTGCGGCTCGTGGTGATGCCGGACGGCACCGCCGTGGGCCGGTTCACCGGCTACGCCTCG
The sequence above is drawn from the Actinomadura hallensis genome and encodes:
- a CDS encoding methyltransferase domain-containing protein, coding for MGDVMQRVEALIERLAAAGWLTQDRVRAALHDVPRHVFAPPVAWTGDSDRVSKEADPEGWLDLVYGDDAIITQLDDGATDLTTGAGRFTSSLSASSTVVSLLELLDVEPGHRVLDVGTGTGWTAALLSRLVGSANVTSVEVDPAVSARAAANLERAGVAPRLIVGDGAHGWALGAPYDRVHATCAVARVPYAWVEQTRPGGVIVTPYAPGFGSSHELRLVVMPDGTAVGRFTGYASYMMMRTQRRPEWGAPDRHGDRSTTDIDPRTIGYAPAGADLAMGAALPGVCARGAHDGAAYTLRLWSADAWAEAHYRPDRDSFDVEQGGDRRLWDLAVSAYFDWIAHRSPGRDRFGLTVTPAGDHVWLDHPGDII